One segment of Pempheris klunzingeri isolate RE-2024b chromosome 20, fPemKlu1.hap1, whole genome shotgun sequence DNA contains the following:
- the meiob gene encoding meiosis-specific with OB domain-containing protein, with protein MNKMAAQTYIAISELHPNFSHPKVAGIIIGKTDVKSFPDRKNIGVDRFTFGFSVKDSPDFFINVTAWGNDGYINGLSGSFSVGDCVVIENPLVSNKDPEKGDRFCPTTPSLYRLLVTEAHSQVRLCADMDTIDRLLPLIHLPVKDSRDFYSLGDIVANGQKLDGMVINILAAVKSIGEPKQFTTSDRRRGQRLEVKLFDDSVSSFPLVCWDREAIQLVQTLIPKETVLFIADAKISFDNFRNGMAATVNTKTIITVNPDTREASLLFSYAKEVAESGVLDQDEKPEDVAVESITDVYTVSQLKQKAQENPEAFFGITYSFISKLDLDSSVSKVIKTRCSRCKFQVTEDTQSCTNQLCPGRDQAFSATTGFDLLVDFTDHTGTLHTCNLRSPVAEKTLGCTTEEFFTLTDDERTAMKWKFLLERCKIYVKILPCTKVRTGIMGLVLACTLADPGEVKQHMSALL; from the exons ATGAACAAAATGGCTGCTCAGACGTACATTGCCATCTCTGAGCTGCATCCCAACTTCTCTCATCCA AAAGTGGCAGGCATCATCATTGGGAAAACGGATGTGAAAAGCTTTCCTGACAGAAAAA ACATAGGTGTGGACAGATTCACTTTTGGCTTCAGTGTTAAGGACTCACCTGACTTCTTCATTAATGTGACAGCGTGGGGAAACGATGGATATATTAACGGGCTCTCCGGCAGCTTCAGCGTTGGAGACTGTG TCGTCATTGAAAATCCTTTAGTGTCCAACAAAGACCCAGAGAAGGGAGATCGATTCTGTCCTACAACACCAAG CCTCTACAGGCTGCTGGTGACGGAGGCTCATTCTCAGGTACGTCTCTGTGCCGACATGGACACCATAGACAGGCTGCTGCCACTGATCCACCTGCCAGTGAAGGACTCCAGAGATTTCTACTCTCTGGGTGACATTGTGGCCAATGGGCAGAAGCTGGACGGCATGGTGATAAATATACTGGCTGCAGTGAAATCG ATTGGAGAGCCGAAGCAGTTCACCACTTCAGACAGACGTAGAGGACAGAGGCTGGAAGTGAAGCTCTTTGATGACTCCgtctcttccttccctctcgTCTG CTGGGACAGAGAAGCCATTCAGCTCGTGCAAACTTTGATACCCAAGGAGACGG TGCTCTTCATAGCTGACGCAAAGATCAGCTTTGACAACTTTCGCAATGGCATGGCAGCGACCGTTAACACCAAAACCATCATCACTGTCAATCCTG ACACCAGAGAGGCCAGCCTGCTGTTCAGCTACGCTAAAGAAGTCGCTGAGTCAGGTGTCCTGGATCAAGATGAGAAGCCAGAAGATGTGGCTG TGGAGTCCATCACTGACGTGTACACTGTGAGCCAGTTGAAGCAGAAGGCGCAGGAAAACCCTGAGGCTTTCTTTGGCATCACATACAGCTTCATCTCCAAGCTCGACCTCGACTCGTCTGTTTCAAAAGTCATCAAGACTCGGTG CTCCAGGTGTAAGTTTCAGGTGACTGAGGACACgcagagctgcaccaaccagcTGTGTCCAGGGAGGGATCAGGCCTTTTCAGCCACCACAggctttgacctgctggtggacTTCACAGACCACACCGGCACCCTGCACACCTGCAACCTCAGGAGCCCCGTAGCAGAAAAGACCCTTGGGTGCACG ACAGAGGAGTTTTTCACTTTGACTGATGATGAGCGGACTGCAATGAAGTGGAAATTTCTTCTGGAGAGGTGCAAAATATATGTGAAG ATCCTCCCCTGCACTAAAGTGAGGACGGGGATCATGGGGCTGGTCCTGGCCTGCACACTGGCTGATCCAGGAGAGGTGAAACAGCACATGTCTGCCCTGCTGTGA
- the bricd5 gene encoding BRICHOS domain-containing protein 5 has translation MVRCWKHSDSRLEDAQCTDGGSAASSQSHFPHKAFWVSLSASLLLVIIALGLAGHLGLSQPHSPSLQIARITAPDQTGVLINQSAVVDQQNDLVTLSVTSSANQTSTVLFDIKHGLICYKPVDQDSCFLRKMEKSDYDNVHSLLHESTHKVSQFQLSGNETQRQMEFLGVLGASQVDVSTLEEPLQALCQDRSIHWTRRADGPGKQRLVYFCIDICFPSNICVSVCFYYLPE, from the exons ATGGTGAGGTGTTGGAAACATTCAGACAGCCGCTTGGAGGACGCACAGTGCACG gatggGGGCTCTGCTGCGTCCTCTCAGTCCCACTTCCCACACAAGGCATTCTGGGTCAGcctctcagcctctctgctcCTGGTCATCATCGCCCTCGGTTTGGCGGGGCACCTCGGGCTGTCGCAGCCTCACTCTCCG TCTTTACAGATTGCCCGAATCACAGCTCCAGATCAGACCGGCGTTCTGATCAACCAGTCGGCCGTTGTGGACCAGCAGAACGACCTGGTGACCTTGTCGGTGACCTCTTCAGCAAATCAGACATCCACTGTGCTCTTTGATATCAAACAT GGCTTGATATGTTACAAACCCGTGGACCAGGACAGCTGCTTCCTGCGAAAGATGGAGAAGTCTGACTACGACAACGTGCACTCCCTCCTCCACGAGTCAACACACAAGGTG AGTCAGTTCCAGCTGTCCGGGAATGAGACCCAGAGGCAGATGGAGTTCCTGGGAGTGCTGGGGGCCAGTCAGGTGGATGTGTCCACGCTGGAGGAGCCTCTCCAGGCTCTGTGTCAGGACAGGTCCATCCACTGGACCAGGAGGGCCGACG GCCCGGGCAAACAGAGGCTGGTCTACTTCTGCATCGACATCTGCTTTCCCAGCAACATctgcgtgtctgtgtgcttcTACTACCTGCCAGAGTGA
- the pgp gene encoding glycerol-3-phosphate phosphatase isoform X2, with product MSGAKCTRLSGALVKQVLESVDSVLFDCDGVIWRGDQVIPGAPQVINLLKENGKKVFFVTNNSSKTRKMYADKMSTLGFDVKEDEVFGTAYCCAMYLKTVCKLAGKVYLLGSNAMREELEAVGIQQTGVGPDHIFGKQADWATVPLDPEVKAVVVGFDEHFSYMKLNRALQYLTQPGCLFVGTNRDTRLPLEGGKSVPGRGCLLQAVETAAQCQAQTVGKPNHFMFDCVASQFGVDPDRCLMVGDRLDTDILLGSNCGLKTLLTLTGVSTVADAEAHQKSGSVERQGMVPDYYVESIADLLPALQG from the exons ATGTCTGGGGCAAAATGCACGCGGCTGAGCGGGGCGCTGGTGAAACAAGTGCTGGAGTCTGTGGACAGCGTCCTGTTTGACTGCGACGGGGTCATCTGGCGGGGGGACCAGGTCATCCCCGGCGCCCCCCAGGTCATAAACCTGCTCAAGGAAAACGGGAAAAAGGTCTTCTTCGTgaccaacaacagcagcaagaCGAGGAAGATGTACGCAGACAAAATGTCCACGCTGGGGTTCGACGTGAAGGAGGACGAGGTGTTCGGGACCGCGTACTGCTGCGCCATGTACCTGAAGACGGTCTGCAAGCTGGCGGGCAAAGTGTACCTGTTGGGGAGCAACGCGatgagagaggagctggaggcggTGGGGATCCAGCAGACCGGGGTGGGACCTGACCACATCTTCGGGAAGCAGGCCGACTGGGCCACCGTGCCCCTGGATCCCGAGGTGAAGGCGGTGGTGGTCGGCTTCGATGAACATTTCAGCTACATGAAGCTGAACAGAGCCTTGCAGTACCTGACCCAGCCGGGCTGTCTGTTTGTAGGGACCAACCGGGACACCAGGCTCCCCCTGGAGGGGGGCAAGTCCGTCCCAGGTAGGG GCTGCCTGCTGCAGGCCGTAGAGACAGCAGCTCAGTGCCAGGCCCAGACGGTGGGCAAACCCAACCACTTCATGTTCGACTGCGTGGCCTCCCAGTTCGGCGTGGACCCCGACCGCTGCCTGATGGTGGGCGACCGCCTCGACACGGACATCCTGCTGGGCTCCAACTGTGGCCTGAAgaccctcctcaccctcacgGGGGTCAGCACTGTGGCGGACGCCGAGGCCCATCAGAAGAGCGGGAGCGTGGAGCGGCAGGGGATGGTGCCAGATTACTACGTGGAGAGCATCGCAGACCTTCTTCCTGCCCTGCAGGGATGA
- the mlst8 gene encoding target of rapamycin complex subunit lst8, whose translation MNVNQGTVGSDPVILATAGYDHTVRFWQAHSGICTRTVQHQDSQVNSLEVTPDRSMIAAAGYQHIRMYDLNSNNPNPVINYDGVSKNITSVGFHEDGRWMYTGGEDCMARIWDLRSRNLQCQRIFQVNAPINCVCLHPNQAELIVGDQSGVIHIWDLKTDHNEQLIPEPEVSVNSVHIDPDASYMAAVNSSGNCYVWNLAGGIGDEVTQLIPKTKIPAHKRYSLRCKFSPDSTLLATCSADQTCKIWRTSNFSLMTELSIKSNNPGETSRGWMWDCAFSGDSQYIVTASSDNLARLWCVETGEIKREYSGHQKAVVCLAFNDSVLG comes from the exons ATGAATGTGAACCAGGGGACGGTGGGCAGCGACCCGGTCATTCTGGCCACGGCTGGATACGACCACACCGTCCGTTTCTGGCAGGCCCACAGCGGGATCTGCACCAGGACGGTCCAGCACCAGGACTCC CAAGTAAATTCACTTGAGGTCACACCTGACAGGAGTATGATTGCAGCTGCAG GCTATCAGCACATCCGCATGTACGACCTGAACTCCAACAACCCCAACCCGGTGATCAACTATGATGGCGTCAGCAAGAACATCACGTCGGTGGGCTTCCATGAAGACGGACGCTGGATGTACACAGGAGGAGAAGACTGCATGGCTCGCATATGGGACCTGAG gTCAAGAAATCTACAGTGTCAGAGGATATTCCAGGTCAATGCTCCCatcaactgtgtgtgtctgcatcccAACCAG GCAGAGCTGATCGTCGGAGACCAGAGTGGAGTGATTCACATCTGGGATTTGAAGACTGACCACAACGAACAGCTGATTCCTGAGCCAGAGGTTTCAGTCAACTCGGTTCACATTGACCCAGATGCCAGTTACATGGCAGCGGTCAACAGCTCA GGAAACTGTTATGTGTGGAACCTTGCTGGAGGCATCGGAGATGAAGTGACCCAGCTCATTCCCAAGACTAAGATCCCTGCACACAAACGCTACTCCCTCCGCTGCAAGTTCAGCCCCGATTCCAC TCTGTTGGCCACCTGCTCGGCAGACCAGACCTGTAAGATCTGGAGGACTTCCAATTTTTCACTGATGACCGAGCTGAGCATCAAGAGCAACAATCCTGGAGAGACGTCTAGAGGCTGGATGTGGGACTGCGCTTTCTCTGGGGACTCCCAGTATATTGTCACTG CCTCCTCAGACAACCTGGCCCGTCTGTGGTGCGTGGAGACCGGAGAGATCAAGAGGGAATACAGCGGCCACCAGAAGGCCGTGGTGTGTCTGGCCTTCAACGACAGCGTGCTgggctga
- the pgp gene encoding glycerol-3-phosphate phosphatase isoform X1, whose translation MSGAKCTRLSGALVKQVLESVDSVLFDCDGVIWRGDQVIPGAPQVINLLKENGKKVFFVTNNSSKTRKMYADKMSTLGFDVKEDEVFGTAYCCAMYLKTVCKLAGKVYLLGSNAMREELEAVGIQQTGVGPDHIFGKQADWATVPLDPEVKAVVVGFDEHFSYMKLNRALQYLTQPGCLFVGTNRDTRLPLEGGKSVPGTGCLLQAVETAAQCQAQTVGKPNHFMFDCVASQFGVDPDRCLMVGDRLDTDILLGSNCGLKTLLTLTGVSTVADAEAHQKSGSVERQGMVPDYYVESIADLLPALQG comes from the exons ATGTCTGGGGCAAAATGCACGCGGCTGAGCGGGGCGCTGGTGAAACAAGTGCTGGAGTCTGTGGACAGCGTCCTGTTTGACTGCGACGGGGTCATCTGGCGGGGGGACCAGGTCATCCCCGGCGCCCCCCAGGTCATAAACCTGCTCAAGGAAAACGGGAAAAAGGTCTTCTTCGTgaccaacaacagcagcaagaCGAGGAAGATGTACGCAGACAAAATGTCCACGCTGGGGTTCGACGTGAAGGAGGACGAGGTGTTCGGGACCGCGTACTGCTGCGCCATGTACCTGAAGACGGTCTGCAAGCTGGCGGGCAAAGTGTACCTGTTGGGGAGCAACGCGatgagagaggagctggaggcggTGGGGATCCAGCAGACCGGGGTGGGACCTGACCACATCTTCGGGAAGCAGGCCGACTGGGCCACCGTGCCCCTGGATCCCGAGGTGAAGGCGGTGGTGGTCGGCTTCGATGAACATTTCAGCTACATGAAGCTGAACAGAGCCTTGCAGTACCTGACCCAGCCGGGCTGTCTGTTTGTAGGGACCAACCGGGACACCAGGCTCCCCCTGGAGGGGGGCAAGTCCGTCCCAG gtACAGGCTGCCTGCTGCAGGCCGTAGAGACAGCAGCTCAGTGCCAGGCCCAGACGGTGGGCAAACCCAACCACTTCATGTTCGACTGCGTGGCCTCCCAGTTCGGCGTGGACCCCGACCGCTGCCTGATGGTGGGCGACCGCCTCGACACGGACATCCTGCTGGGCTCCAACTGTGGCCTGAAgaccctcctcaccctcacgGGGGTCAGCACTGTGGCGGACGCCGAGGCCCATCAGAAGAGCGGGAGCGTGGAGCGGCAGGGGATGGTGCCAGATTACTACGTGGAGAGCATCGCAGACCTTCTTCCTGCCCTGCAGGGATGA
- the zdhhc4 gene encoding palmitoyltransferase ZDHHC4 — protein sequence MDFLTLFAIYVVVVLICIVLVCKYSGQQQTPFNALLNNIGKVVGPFTPKWLQTFSQRTLHKLFHQRNNMFIYLHVLLEGAVYAEFTYEVFGFCREMDTTLSSLSVPYVLLAIKTFFFYLCIKRDPGTVTKKKVSGQLHIYPYDGRLFQPGVSCPTCQLVKPARSKHCRVCNRCVQRFDHHCVWVNNCIGAQNTRYFLLYLFSVCAMAGDIALLTGDMLLHAVLRSGLLTASYIDDYGQQQPAGPLFVVQHLFLTFPRIVFMLGFLIFVFFLLAGYALFHSYLALVNQTANEWYKSRGYVCQHCHPTAPADLPTDHTKRYYYSRGLLPNLGEIFFPPLPVQKKHN from the exons ATGGATTTCCTCACTCTGTTCGCTATCTACGTCGTAGTGGTGCTGATATGTATAGTCCTAGTCTGCAAGTACTCAGGCCAGCAGCAAACCCCCTTTAACGCCCTCCTCAACAACATAGGAAAG GTAGTTGGACCATTCACGCCAAAATGGCTCCAAACGTTTTCACAGAGGACCTTGCACAAGCTGTTTCATCAGAG GAACAACATGTTCATCTATCTGCATGTCCTGCTCGAGGGTGCTGTGTATGCAGAGTTCACCTACGAGGTGTTTGGCTTCTGCAGGGAGATGGACACCACCCTGAGCAGCCTGTCTGTGCCTTATGTCCTGTTGGCCATCAAGACCTTTTTCTTCTACCTCTGCATCAAGAGAGATCCAG GCACTGTGACAAAGAAGAAAGTCTCCGGCCAGCTTCACATCTATCCTTATGACGGGAGGCTGTTTCAGCCGGGAGTGTCGTGTCCGACCTGCCAGCTCGTCAAACCGGCCCGCTCCAAACACTGCA GGGTCTGCAACAGGTGTGTCCAACGATTCGACCACCACTGTGTCTGGGTGAACAACTGCATCGGTGCTCAGAACACACGCTACTTCTTGCTATACCTCTTCAGCGTGTGTGCAATGGCAGGCGACATCGCCCTACTAACAGGAGACATGCTGCTTCACGCCGTGCTGCGGTCAGGGCTCCTGACAGCCAGTTACATCGATGACTACGGCCAGCAGCAGCCGGCAGGGCCTCTGTTTGTTGTACAG CATCTGTTCCTTACCTTCCCCCGAATCGTCTTCATGCTGGGATTTCTGatttttgtcttcttcctcctggCGGGTTACGCCCTGTTCCATTCCTACCTGGCTCTTGTCAACCAGACGGCCAATGAGTGGTACAAAAGCCGGGGTTACGTTTGTCAGCACTGCCACCCAACTGCTCCAGCGGACCTGCCGACAGACCACACTAAGAGATACTACTACAGCAGAGGGCTACTCCCAAACCTGGGAGAGATTTTCTTCCCTCCACTACCTGttcagaaaaaacacaactga